A portion of the Liberibacter crescens BT-1 genome contains these proteins:
- a CDS encoding single-stranded DNA-binding protein produces MSGSINKVIIIGNLGADPEIRRTQDGRMIVSIRIATSETWRDRNTNERREKTEWHNVVIFNEGLCKIAEQYLTKGSKVYIEGQLQTRKWKDQNGNDRYTTEIVLQGFNSTLTMLDTRGENNNFNKNRSSGYMKSNDEFGENSVNGGSTLDREGRDDIFSNELDDEIPF; encoded by the coding sequence ATGTCAGGTAGTATAAATAAAGTTATTATTATAGGCAATCTTGGTGCAGATCCTGAAATACGGCGCACGCAAGACGGACGGATGATAGTGAGTATTCGTATTGCTACCTCAGAGACTTGGCGAGATCGTAATACAAATGAACGTCGTGAAAAAACAGAATGGCATAATGTCGTTATTTTTAATGAAGGTTTGTGTAAGATTGCCGAGCAATATTTAACTAAGGGTTCTAAAGTATATATTGAGGGTCAACTGCAAACTAGAAAATGGAAAGATCAAAATGGCAATGATCGTTATACCACTGAGATTGTATTGCAGGGATTTAATTCAACTCTTACTATGCTTGATACACGAGGGGAAAATAATAACTTTAATAAAAATCGTAGTTCAGGATATATGAAAAGTAATGATGAATTTGGAGAAAATTCTGTTAATGGAGGCAGTACGTTGGATCGTGAAGGAAGAGACGATATTTTTTCGAATGAACTTGACGACGAGATACCATTTTAG
- a CDS encoding bifunctional ADP-dependent NAD(P)H-hydrate dehydratase/NAD(P)H-hydrate epimerase, translated as MLKAEQLAARVCDIDSWTLMQKAGQAVAESALRLFPEACRYVIFCGPGGNGGDGYITAKILFEHGMPVVVYRLGHDKLSDDCKHARSICPVTPLPLDQWYPVPGDVVIDALFGGGLSRDMPTEAVNVVRLTLSYKIPVISVDFPSGVCGETGKIRGFSFRASYSITFMTRKSGHVLLPGRDLCGVIEIVNIGIPHRFLLSAWQGIRENTPSLWKDVMPKLRPDIHKYQRGYLGVFSGKESSSGAGRLAAQAGLKSGAGVVTLAVPSSALNINASSLTAVMLRVIDTEDNLNVWLSDQRRLSAFVLGPGFGDLEKARRFVALLSLYPLVLDADGITAFQNCPELLFSYFNKQTTRLVMTPHEGEFSRIFPDIAASSQGKIDKAKAAAIRSGAVIVYKGGDTVIAGPDGRVLINTNASSNLATAGSGDILSGIIGAHLATGVPAFEAAAAAVWRHGEAAYFAGKTMTAEDLIQSIQCLPE; from the coding sequence ATGTTGAAAGCAGAGCAGTTAGCAGCTCGTGTCTGTGATATTGATAGTTGGACTTTAATGCAGAAAGCTGGGCAAGCTGTTGCTGAATCAGCTTTACGTCTTTTCCCTGAAGCTTGTCGATACGTTATTTTTTGTGGTCCAGGTGGTAATGGTGGAGATGGTTATATCACTGCTAAGATACTATTTGAACATGGTATGCCTGTGGTTGTTTACAGATTGGGGCATGATAAACTATCTGATGATTGTAAACATGCACGCTCCATATGTCCTGTGACACCGTTACCATTGGATCAATGGTATCCTGTTCCTGGAGATGTTGTAATCGATGCTTTGTTCGGCGGTGGATTATCTCGTGATATGCCTACTGAGGCTGTTAATGTTGTAAGATTGACTTTAAGTTATAAAATTCCTGTAATTTCTGTTGATTTTCCTTCAGGAGTTTGTGGAGAAACAGGAAAAATAAGAGGATTTTCCTTTCGTGCTTCTTACAGTATAACGTTTATGACGCGTAAATCAGGGCATGTTTTATTGCCTGGTCGAGATCTGTGTGGTGTCATTGAAATTGTCAATATAGGTATTCCACATAGATTTTTGTTGTCAGCTTGGCAGGGAATACGTGAAAACACGCCTTCTTTATGGAAAGATGTTATGCCAAAGTTGCGGCCTGATATACATAAATATCAGCGTGGTTATTTGGGAGTTTTTTCTGGGAAAGAATCATCTTCGGGTGCGGGGCGTCTTGCTGCACAAGCTGGGTTAAAATCTGGGGCAGGTGTTGTCACGTTAGCCGTTCCATCATCTGCACTCAATATTAATGCGTCGTCTCTTACTGCTGTAATGTTACGTGTGATTGATACAGAAGATAATTTGAATGTTTGGTTAAGCGATCAAAGACGATTATCGGCTTTTGTTTTAGGTCCAGGATTTGGTGATCTAGAAAAAGCGCGGCGTTTTGTAGCATTATTATCCTTATATCCTTTAGTTTTAGACGCTGATGGGATTACTGCTTTTCAGAATTGTCCAGAATTATTGTTCTCTTATTTTAATAAACAAACAACAAGATTAGTAATGACACCACATGAAGGAGAATTTTCTAGAATTTTTCCTGATATTGCGGCTTCTTCCCAAGGTAAAATTGATAAAGCTAAAGCTGCTGCTATACGTTCTGGTGCTGTTATTGTTTATAAAGGAGGAGATACAGTAATTGCTGGACCTGATGGGCGTGTTCTAATTAATACCAATGCATCTTCTAATTTAGCAACTGCTGGTTCAGGAGATATTTTGTCTGGTATTATTGGAGCGCATCTTGCAACAGGAGTTCCTGCATTTGAAGCTGCTGCTGCTGCTGTATGGAGACATGGTGAAGCAGCATATTTTGCAGGAAAAACTATGACTGCAGAGGATTTAATTCAATCTATCCAATGTTTACCAGAGTAA
- the uvrA gene encoding excinuclease ABC subunit UvrA: MSQIKTISIRGAREHNLKNINLNLPRNKLIVITGLSGSGKSSLAFDTIYAEGQRRYVESLSTYARQFLEIVKKPDVDRIDGLSPAISIDQKNTSHNPRSTVGTTTEIYDYMRLLFARIGIAYSPATGLPIESQTVSQMTDRILSLDHGTRIYILAPIIRNRKGEYKKELSELSKKGFQRVKIDEQFYQIDNVPSLDKKYKHDIDVVIDRIVIHENIKVRLADSLETCLRLSHGLAVVEFIDNKSSYDQINNKKNQSILFSERFSCPLSGFNIPEIEPRLFSFNNPAGACNDCDGLGKHQKIEETLVIPDPELPLNKGAIAAWPQSSLYYQQTLDSLGKALNFKIESKWRDLPEKIQKNLLYGTSEKIPFNYIDEEGSYTTRKKFEGIIPLLERRKKETDSQSIREEIERYTSSAPCSSCNGYRLKPEALAIKIDQKHIGEIANMSIKEAVSWFDTLTEKLTKKQCDIADSIIKEIKNRLNLLDKIGLNYLTLSRSSLMLSGGESQRIRLASQIGAGLTGVLYVLDEPSIGLHQRDNARLIKILKHLRDIGNTVIVVEHDEDTILAADYIVDIGPAAGINGGQVVAAGSPSTIIEEVSSITGQYLSRKITIEVPKDRRKPDPGHTIKIVGARSNNLKNVTASIPLGLFTAITGVSGSGKSTFLISTLYKIASRHVMGSRDIPGIYDQITGLEKIDKVIEINQSPIGRTPRSNPATYVGAFTTIREWFSNLPEAKARGYQAGRFSFNIKGGRCEICKGDGVTKIEMHFLPDIYITCDACGGQRYNRETLEITFKGKTISEVLSMSVEESLDFFSSVPAIRNKLQTLKDVGLGYIKIGQQATRLSGGEAQRVKLAKELSRSATGSTLYILDEPTTGLHFHDVAKLLEILHSLTSQGNSVVVIEHNLDVIKTADWIIDFGPEGGNDGGEVIAYGSPEDIINEPRSHTGFFLKTLLKKNE, from the coding sequence ATGAGCCAGATAAAAACTATTTCTATTCGCGGTGCCCGTGAACATAACCTGAAAAATATTAATCTCAATTTGCCACGCAATAAACTTATTGTTATCACCGGCCTTTCTGGATCAGGGAAGTCTTCTTTAGCCTTTGATACAATCTATGCTGAAGGGCAAAGACGCTATGTCGAAAGCCTTTCTACATATGCCCGACAATTTTTAGAGATAGTAAAAAAACCAGACGTTGACCGTATTGATGGTTTATCTCCAGCCATTTCTATAGACCAAAAAAATACTTCACACAATCCACGTTCTACTGTTGGTACGACAACTGAAATCTATGATTACATGCGATTACTTTTTGCTCGTATAGGCATAGCTTATTCACCTGCCACCGGACTTCCTATAGAAAGCCAAACCGTTAGTCAAATGACTGACCGTATCCTGTCACTAGACCATGGAACGCGTATTTATATACTTGCACCTATAATACGTAACCGAAAAGGAGAATATAAAAAAGAACTCTCAGAATTATCTAAAAAGGGATTCCAACGTGTTAAAATTGACGAACAATTTTACCAAATTGACAACGTTCCCTCTCTTGATAAAAAATACAAGCATGACATAGACGTAGTCATAGATCGTATCGTTATTCATGAAAATATTAAAGTCCGATTAGCGGATAGCCTCGAAACCTGTTTACGTTTGAGTCATGGTTTGGCTGTTGTCGAGTTTATTGACAACAAATCGTCTTATGATCAAATTAATAACAAAAAAAACCAATCTATTCTTTTCTCCGAAAGATTTTCTTGCCCTCTTTCCGGTTTTAATATTCCAGAGATAGAACCACGTCTTTTTTCTTTTAATAATCCAGCTGGAGCATGCAATGATTGCGATGGTTTAGGGAAGCACCAAAAAATAGAAGAAACTCTTGTTATCCCAGATCCGGAATTACCATTGAATAAAGGAGCTATTGCAGCTTGGCCTCAATCGTCATTGTATTACCAACAAACTCTAGATTCACTTGGAAAAGCTCTCAATTTCAAGATTGAGAGTAAATGGCGTGATCTTCCAGAAAAAATTCAAAAAAATCTCCTCTATGGAACATCCGAAAAGATCCCGTTTAATTATATTGATGAAGAAGGTTCGTATACAACTAGAAAAAAATTTGAAGGGATTATCCCTTTATTAGAACGTCGTAAAAAAGAAACTGATTCTCAGTCTATTCGAGAAGAAATTGAGCGTTACACATCATCAGCTCCTTGCTCTTCATGTAATGGTTATCGTTTGAAACCAGAAGCTTTGGCAATAAAGATAGACCAAAAACATATTGGCGAAATAGCAAATATGTCGATAAAAGAAGCTGTGTCTTGGTTTGACACATTAACAGAGAAATTAACAAAAAAACAATGTGACATTGCAGATTCTATTATTAAAGAAATTAAAAACAGATTAAACCTTCTTGATAAAATAGGTCTCAATTATCTAACCTTATCCCGCAGTTCTTTAATGCTTTCAGGAGGAGAAAGTCAACGTATACGTCTTGCTTCACAAATAGGTGCAGGATTAACAGGAGTTCTTTATGTACTTGATGAACCTTCTATAGGTCTTCATCAACGTGATAATGCGCGTCTTATCAAAATTCTTAAGCATCTCCGTGATATAGGAAATACAGTCATCGTTGTTGAGCATGACGAGGATACTATCCTTGCTGCCGATTATATTGTTGATATAGGCCCGGCTGCCGGCATAAATGGAGGTCAAGTGGTAGCAGCAGGTTCTCCCTCAACGATTATAGAGGAAGTATCTTCTATTACTGGACAATATTTATCTCGAAAAATCACTATTGAAGTTCCAAAGGATCGCCGCAAACCAGATCCAGGCCATACAATAAAAATCGTTGGAGCGCGTAGTAATAATTTAAAAAATGTTACCGCTTCTATTCCACTTGGTTTATTTACTGCTATCACTGGTGTTTCCGGAAGTGGAAAATCTACTTTTCTTATATCTACTCTTTATAAAATAGCTTCACGACATGTAATGGGCAGCCGAGATATTCCTGGTATTTACGATCAAATCACAGGACTCGAAAAGATTGATAAAGTTATTGAAATTAATCAATCCCCTATTGGACGAACTCCTCGCTCTAATCCAGCAACCTATGTTGGTGCCTTTACAACCATCCGAGAGTGGTTTAGCAATCTACCAGAAGCTAAAGCACGTGGATATCAAGCAGGACGTTTTTCATTTAATATCAAAGGCGGGAGATGTGAAATTTGCAAAGGTGATGGCGTCACTAAAATTGAAATGCATTTTTTGCCTGATATCTATATTACATGTGATGCCTGTGGTGGACAACGTTATAATCGTGAAACCTTAGAGATTACTTTTAAAGGAAAAACAATTTCTGAAGTACTGTCTATGTCTGTAGAAGAAAGTCTTGATTTTTTTTCATCTGTTCCTGCAATACGAAATAAGTTACAAACATTAAAAGATGTTGGGCTAGGTTATATTAAAATTGGGCAACAAGCCACAAGATTATCTGGTGGAGAAGCACAAAGAGTTAAACTTGCTAAAGAATTATCAAGATCTGCAACTGGAAGCACGCTTTATATTCTTGATGAACCAACAACGGGCCTACACTTTCATGATGTAGCAAAATTACTAGAAATCTTACATTCATTAACCAGTCAAGGAAACTCTGTTGTTGTTATTGAACATAACCTGGATGTTATAAAAACTGCTGACTGGATTATAGATTTTGGGCCAGAAGGTGGAAACGATGGCGGTGAAGTAATTGCTTACGGGAGCCCAGAAGACATTATTAATGAACCTCGTTCTCACACAGGCTTCTTTCTTAAGACGTTACTCAAAAAAAATGAATAA
- the gyrA gene encoding DNA gyrase subunit A translates to MTERSILGGEKYPQGIYPVSIIEEMQRSYLDYAMSVIVSRALPDVRDGLKPVHRRILYGMMQLGIDWNKKYVKCARVTGDVMGKYHPHGNVPIYDALARMAQDWSLRLPLIDGQGNFGSVDGDPPAAERYTECRLQKSAHFLLEDLDKDTVDFRANYDGSLQEPIVLSAKFPNLLVNGAGGIAVGMATNIPPHNIGEIIDGCIAILSNPEIDLIDLMRIIPGPDFPTGGIILGRYGTKLAYETGRGSIMMRGRSHVEKMRGDREQIVITEIPYQVNKAAMIEKIAELVRDKRIQGISDLRDESNRQGYRVVIELKRDSSSDVVLNQLYRYTPLQTSFSANMVALSGGKPEQLTLIKMLKAFLVFREEVVSRRTKYLLYKARERAHILVGLSIAVANIDVIIGIIRQAPNPDSARKELLNRSWFAEDIESLIRLIDDPRHFVNEDGLYYLSEEQAKAILELRLARLTHLGRDEIKEELNELSKEIKNCLDILSSQSRIQGIIKDELLQIRDVLGTPRRTEIINDTPDMDDEDLIAREDMVVTVSHLGYVKRVPLSAYRAQRRGGKGRSGMATRDEDFVTRLFIANTHTPVLFFSSLGVVYKEKVWRLPVGMPQSRGKALINILPLKQGERMTTIMPLPEDEASWVNLDVMFSTTPGTVRRNKLSDFVHVNRNGKIAMKLEENDEIVSVETCTEDHDVLLTTEFGQCIRFPVSNVRVFSGRNSVGVRGISLAEGDRVISMAIISHVDSEPWERSAYLKRVAAERRSSISEVEESDFINNDEITEGNILSEERYNQLKLSEQFILTISEKGFGKRSSSYDFRISGRGGKGIRVTDFSKTEEIGALVAAFPVKEKDQIMLVSNGGQLIRVPVEGIRVSSRATKGVMIFFTAKDEKVVSVECINESESGLAESDDSETECSE, encoded by the coding sequence TTGACTGAAAGAAGTATACTCGGTGGTGAGAAATATCCACAAGGCATTTATCCTGTATCAATAATAGAAGAAATGCAACGATCATACCTTGATTATGCTATGAGTGTGATTGTGTCTCGTGCATTGCCTGACGTGCGTGATGGTTTGAAACCTGTGCATCGTCGTATACTCTATGGCATGATGCAGTTAGGGATAGATTGGAATAAAAAATATGTAAAGTGTGCACGAGTTACTGGCGATGTAATGGGTAAATACCATCCACATGGTAACGTTCCTATTTATGATGCTTTGGCTCGTATGGCCCAGGATTGGTCTCTGCGATTACCTTTGATTGATGGACAAGGTAATTTTGGATCAGTAGATGGAGATCCCCCGGCAGCTGAACGTTATACTGAGTGCCGTTTACAAAAGTCAGCACATTTTTTGCTAGAAGATCTTGATAAGGATACGGTTGATTTTAGGGCAAATTATGATGGCTCCCTTCAGGAGCCCATTGTTCTTTCTGCGAAATTTCCAAATCTGCTTGTCAATGGAGCTGGCGGTATTGCTGTGGGTATGGCCACCAATATTCCTCCTCATAATATAGGCGAAATTATTGATGGTTGTATTGCAATTCTTTCTAATCCTGAGATTGATTTAATTGATTTGATGCGTATTATTCCTGGACCAGATTTTCCTACAGGAGGTATAATTTTAGGTCGTTATGGAACGAAGCTTGCTTATGAAACCGGACGGGGTTCAATTATGATGCGAGGGCGTTCTCACGTAGAGAAAATGAGAGGAGATCGGGAACAAATAGTTATCACAGAAATTCCGTATCAAGTTAATAAAGCAGCGATGATTGAGAAGATAGCTGAGTTGGTTCGGGATAAACGCATTCAGGGAATCTCTGATCTTCGAGATGAATCAAATCGGCAAGGATATCGAGTTGTAATTGAGTTAAAGCGTGATTCTAGTTCTGATGTTGTTCTTAACCAATTATACCGCTATACTCCTCTTCAAACATCATTTAGTGCTAATATGGTGGCTTTAAGTGGTGGAAAACCTGAACAGCTCACTCTTATAAAGATGTTGAAAGCTTTTCTTGTTTTCCGCGAAGAAGTTGTTAGTAGACGTACAAAATATCTCTTGTATAAGGCGCGTGAACGAGCGCACATCTTGGTTGGTCTTTCTATAGCAGTCGCTAATATTGATGTTATCATTGGCATTATTCGCCAGGCTCCTAATCCGGATTCTGCACGTAAAGAGCTTTTGAATAGAAGTTGGTTTGCAGAAGATATTGAAAGTTTAATTAGATTAATTGATGATCCACGCCATTTTGTTAATGAAGATGGTTTGTATTATCTGTCAGAAGAGCAAGCAAAAGCTATTCTTGAACTCCGTTTGGCAAGACTTACTCATCTTGGACGTGATGAAATTAAAGAAGAATTGAATGAACTTAGCAAAGAAATTAAGAATTGTTTGGATATTTTATCGTCACAATCGCGTATACAAGGTATTATAAAGGATGAGCTTCTTCAGATTCGAGATGTACTAGGTACTCCACGTCGTACAGAGATTATCAATGATACTCCTGATATGGATGATGAAGATCTTATTGCACGTGAAGACATGGTTGTAACTGTTTCTCATTTAGGATACGTTAAGCGGGTTCCTCTTTCTGCATATCGTGCACAGCGTCGTGGTGGTAAAGGGCGCTCTGGTATGGCAACGCGCGATGAAGATTTTGTAACGCGTTTGTTCATAGCCAATACACATACTCCTGTATTGTTTTTTTCATCTTTAGGAGTTGTTTATAAAGAAAAGGTTTGGCGTTTACCAGTAGGTATGCCACAGTCTCGTGGCAAGGCTTTAATTAACATTCTGCCTTTGAAACAAGGTGAACGTATGACAACAATTATGCCTTTACCAGAAGATGAAGCAAGTTGGGTAAATCTTGATGTTATGTTTTCCACTACACCTGGTACTGTTCGGCGAAATAAATTATCTGATTTTGTGCATGTGAACCGTAATGGTAAGATTGCAATGAAATTGGAGGAAAATGATGAGATTGTTTCAGTAGAAACTTGTACTGAGGACCATGATGTTTTGCTAACAACAGAATTTGGTCAGTGTATTCGATTCCCAGTTTCTAATGTGCGTGTATTTTCTGGACGGAATTCAGTAGGAGTAAGGGGTATTTCATTAGCTGAAGGTGACCGTGTTATCTCTATGGCTATCATTTCTCATGTGGATTCTGAACCTTGGGAGCGTAGTGCTTATTTAAAACGTGTAGCAGCTGAGCGTCGTTCTTCTATCAGTGAAGTTGAAGAAAGTGATTTTATCAACAATGATGAAATAACTGAAGGGAATATTCTTTCTGAAGAGCGTTATAATCAATTAAAACTAAGTGAACAATTTATTTTAACTATTTCAGAAAAAGGTTTTGGTAAAAGATCATCTTCTTATGATTTTCGTATCTCTGGGCGTGGAGGAAAAGGTATACGTGTTACTGATTTTTCAAAGACAGAAGAAATTGGAGCATTGGTTGCAGCGTTTCCTGTGAAAGAGAAGGATCAGATTATGTTGGTTTCTAATGGAGGTCAGCTTATTCGTGTTCCTGTAGAAGGTATTAGAGTTTCTAGCCGTGCAACGAAAGGTGTCATGATCTTCTTTACTGCAAAGGATGAAAAGGTAGTTTCAGTTGAATGTATTAACGAGTCAGAATCTGGATTGGCTGAAAGTGATGATTCTGAAACAGAATGTTCAGAATAA
- a CDS encoding glycosyltransferase, which translates to MNTLQKSIISPDYLYDLDDKVSFLLKLRDIKKIRSTKKQIVDIIIPVYRGYYETLKCIYTVLKAPQKTAYNLIVIDDHIPEKRLRNEIYQLHARGLIEVYITKHNMGFPGACNLGMSIHPNRDVVLLNSDTEVYNDWLDHIRDAVLMSPRIGTATPLTNNAGIFSYPYNKDNDIILEISDKDLDLLARKVNRKSSIITPTGVGFCLYIRRECLDSVGLFDEKNFNKGYGEENDLCCKIEKAGWHNIFLPSVFVKHHGATSFKDSKPERINKAIKIVEKLHPDYIRKINKFIKRDPIYPYREALDVARVTKRIRNQGAILMISHNWGGGTERHTNDLAAILEEASIPVFFLRNDKTQHDSFFIWDPHVQHIPNLGCFKLSRDLEGFSKVLKKLKIFHIHIHHFISFPDNIGDFLRLVCERLKITYDVTIHDYYTVCPRINMTDKEVYCGEPDISSCQSCIDLLGSHFGKPPVWEWREKHHRVLKGARVRFVPDLDVSQRLKRYFRDLDFTVKEHPFINLYDEDTITKKTIPFLNNKKTETKNLNILIIGAIGPHKGSKILLQCAKIAARDKLPIFFSIIGHTDRDEKFLKLGNVSITGPYLKENLSHLIKRAKADFVFFSSICPETYSYTLSEALREKIYPVAFSIGAIARRLTELQWGTILPLELIKTPRLLINALMEVKCSPAPDFILETMSKQRYKDPLHSYYGF; encoded by the coding sequence ATGAATACCCTACAGAAATCAATTATCTCTCCGGATTACCTTTACGATTTAGATGATAAAGTTTCTTTTTTGTTAAAGCTTAGAGATATTAAAAAAATACGTTCAACAAAAAAACAAATAGTAGATATTATTATCCCTGTTTATAGAGGCTACTATGAAACCTTAAAATGCATATATACTGTACTTAAGGCACCACAAAAAACAGCTTATAACTTAATTGTTATAGATGATCACATCCCTGAAAAAAGATTACGAAATGAGATTTATCAACTTCATGCACGTGGTCTTATCGAAGTGTATATAACAAAGCACAACATGGGTTTTCCCGGGGCTTGTAATTTAGGAATGAGCATACACCCTAATCGTGATGTCGTTCTTCTTAATTCTGATACTGAAGTATACAATGATTGGTTAGATCATATACGTGACGCTGTTCTTATGTCCCCACGGATAGGAACGGCAACCCCTCTTACCAATAATGCAGGAATATTTAGTTATCCCTATAATAAGGATAATGATATAATACTTGAGATATCAGATAAAGACCTGGATTTGCTTGCCCGTAAAGTAAATCGCAAATCATCAATAATCACCCCAACAGGAGTAGGATTTTGTTTATACATACGCAGAGAATGTTTAGATAGTGTGGGTTTATTTGACGAGAAAAATTTTAATAAAGGTTATGGAGAAGAAAATGATCTTTGTTGTAAAATAGAAAAAGCAGGATGGCATAATATTTTCCTCCCTAGCGTTTTTGTCAAACATCATGGTGCTACTTCATTTAAAGATAGTAAGCCTGAAAGGATAAATAAAGCTATTAAAATTGTTGAGAAGTTGCACCCAGACTATATCCGTAAAATTAACAAATTCATAAAAAGAGATCCAATTTACCCATATAGAGAAGCTTTAGACGTAGCACGAGTAACAAAGCGCATTCGTAATCAAGGTGCTATTTTAATGATTTCCCATAATTGGGGAGGTGGAACTGAACGGCACACTAATGACCTGGCAGCTATTCTTGAAGAAGCAAGTATACCCGTATTTTTTCTTAGAAATGATAAAACACAACATGATTCTTTTTTTATCTGGGATCCGCACGTACAACACATACCAAATTTAGGATGTTTTAAACTATCTCGAGATCTAGAAGGGTTTTCTAAAGTATTAAAAAAACTGAAAATATTTCATATACATATTCATCATTTTATAAGTTTTCCTGACAATATTGGTGATTTCTTACGATTAGTTTGTGAGAGATTAAAAATTACATATGATGTAACCATTCACGATTACTATACTGTTTGTCCTCGTATAAATATGACTGATAAAGAGGTATACTGTGGAGAGCCAGATATCTCTTCATGTCAATCATGCATTGATCTCCTTGGATCTCATTTTGGTAAACCTCCTGTTTGGGAATGGAGAGAAAAACATCATAGAGTGCTGAAAGGGGCAAGAGTTCGTTTCGTTCCTGATCTTGATGTCTCTCAACGATTAAAGAGATATTTCAGAGACTTAGATTTTACGGTTAAAGAACATCCCTTCATAAATTTATATGATGAAGATACGATCACAAAAAAAACGATACCTTTTTTAAATAATAAAAAAACTGAAACAAAAAATTTAAATATACTTATTATTGGTGCAATTGGTCCGCATAAGGGTTCTAAAATTCTTCTTCAATGTGCCAAAATCGCAGCAAGAGATAAGCTGCCAATCTTTTTTTCAATCATTGGGCATACAGACAGAGATGAAAAATTTTTAAAACTTGGGAATGTTTCTATAACTGGTCCTTATTTAAAGGAAAATTTATCTCATCTTATAAAAAGAGCAAAGGCGGATTTCGTTTTCTTTTCATCCATATGTCCTGAGACATATTCATATACTCTTTCTGAAGCCTTAAGAGAAAAGATTTATCCTGTAGCTTTTTCTATAGGAGCAATAGCCAGACGTCTCACAGAATTACAGTGGGGAACTATTTTACCTCTTGAACTTATAAAAACCCCAAGACTGTTAATTAATGCTCTAATGGAAGTGAAGTGTTCTCCTGCTCCAGATTTTATCTTAGAAACGATGAGCAAGCAAAGATACAAAGATCCTCTTCACAGCTATTATGGATTCTAG
- the coaD gene encoding pantetheine-phosphate adenylyltransferase, which produces MEKAIYTGSFDPFTNGHMDVLIQALSFVKHVVVGIGLNSSKSSFLTFEERSELIMQALDEVISDSFSRVSVMSFKGLAIEAAKTVEAKVIVRGLRDNTDFDYEMHMASVNNCLSPDIQTIFLPAGKLSRHITSNVVRQIIKMGGNITAFTPRPVAFALAAKYKLI; this is translated from the coding sequence ATAGAGAAAGCAATTTATACAGGATCTTTTGATCCATTTACAAATGGCCATATGGATGTACTTATACAAGCACTTTCTTTTGTTAAACATGTAGTTGTTGGCATAGGGTTGAATTCTTCTAAAAGTAGTTTTCTTACGTTCGAAGAACGTTCAGAATTAATTATGCAAGCTCTTGATGAAGTAATTTCTGATTCTTTTTCAAGAGTTTCTGTGATGTCATTTAAAGGATTGGCTATTGAAGCAGCAAAAACTGTGGAAGCAAAAGTTATAGTCCGTGGTTTGCGAGATAATACTGATTTTGATTATGAAATGCATATGGCCAGTGTGAATAATTGCCTTTCACCAGATATTCAAACAATTTTCTTGCCTGCTGGAAAATTGTCGCGACATATAACATCTAATGTAGTGCGTCAGATCATTAAAATGGGTGGTAATATCACTGCTTTTACACCACGTCCTGTAGCTTTTGCTCTAGCTGCCAAGTATAAATTAATCTGA